In Streptosporangiales bacterium, the sequence ATCAGGGGAAAGGTCATCAGCCGCAGCCGGTCCACCAGGCCGGCGTTCGTGAGCTGCCTTGCCAGGGAGAGGCTTCCCATGGTGCGCAGTGGAACGTCGCTGTCGGCCTTCATCCTCGGGATCTCTTCGACGAGTTCCTGGTCGCAGATCCTTGTGTTGGGCCAGGCTGCGTGCCGCAGAGTCCTGGAGAACACGACCTTGTCCAGCTTGGCCATCTGGTGCCAGGACTCGTCACGGGCCTCGTCCGGGAGCCCTGCCAGCGCTTCGTAGGTTCGCCGCCCCATGACCACGAGCTGTGGTGCGGCCACCTCGGTCGTGATCCATTCCTCGAGCTCTGGGCCCAGGTAGCCGAAGTATCCAGGTAGTCCTTTCGAGCCGGCCCACCCGTCGACCGAGACGAAGATGTCGACCGTCAATGTGCTTCCCATGCTCGCTCCTTCTCTCGCGCGCGGGCTGCCAGGTAGCCCTTTCACGTCAAGACCAGGCGTGACCCCGAAACTCATCGGCTCACAGCTACGTCCGTTCGCCGAGACGTACGTCTCATCCGATTGGACGGCCGGGCCGCGTCTGGCTAGCGTCGGGTGGCGACCGACCGCAGTGAACGTGAGGAGCGAGCCGTGACCGAGCCGTTGCTCGACCACCTCGTGTACGCCGCACCGGACGTCGACGTGCTCGTCGACTCCTTTCGCGAGCGGACGGGCGTCGACCCACCGCTGGGTGGCAGGCATGTCGGGCGCAACACCCGCAACTATCTGGTGGGTCTGGGTGGCTCGGCCTACCTGGAGCTGATCGGGCCCGACGACCCCGCCGAGAAGGACGGCACGACGGTGTTCGGCATCAGTACGTTGACGGCGCCGCGGATCGTCGGCTGGGTCGTGGCTCCCGAGGACATCGAGGCGCGGGCGGCGAGCGCGCGTGCGCGTGGGTACGACCCGGGCGAGATCGGGCCGCTGTCGCGTCGCACGCCCGACGGCGTGTTGCTGGAGTGGCGGCTCACGAAGGACGCGCCGGACGACAGGCAGGGCCTCGTCCCGCGGCTCATCGACTGGCAGCAGGCGGCGCACCCCACCACCAGCGGACTCCCCGAGCTGGCGCTGGTGTCGCTGGCCGGCTTTCATCCGGAGCCCGACGTCGTCCGCCGCGACCTCGACGCGCTGGGCGTCGAGCTCGACGTACGTCCAGGCGATCCCGGCTTCGCGGCCGTGGTGGAGACACCGAACGGACAGGTGACACTGACATGACGGTGTGTCCCGCCGTCCTCCGCCGCTCCGCTCCTCGCTACGTGGCTGCGTGGTTGTGGTGTGCGCTTCGGACCGCTGCGATGCTCACTTTGGAGGAAGGCTCATGACGGCGAACCGCAGGCTCGGACTCACGCTTCCGCAGCGCGGGGTGTTCTTCGACGCGATCACCATCACCGAGCTCGTGGAGACCGGGCACTTCGCGGACGAGTCGGGTGCGTACGACTCGGTGTGGATCGGCGACAGCCTGCTCGCCAAGCCGCGGCCCGAGGCGGTCGCGCTGTTCGGTGCGCTCGCCTCGGTCACCGAACGGGTGACGCTGGCGGTGGGCTGCCTCGCGACGTTCCCCGTTCGCGATCCCGTCCTGCTCGCCGACCAGTGGGCGACGCTCGACCAGCTCACCGGCGGGCGCATGCTGCTCGCGGTGTGCACGGGCATCGTCAAGGCGCGTGACGCGTCCGAGCGTGAGGGTGCGCTGTACGGCGTCACCGACAAGTCGCGCACCGGGCGGCTGGAGGAGAACATCGAGATCCTCCGCCGGCTCTGGGCCGAGGACAACGTCACGTTCGAGGGCCGCTACCGGAGCTTCGAGGATGTGACGGTGCTGCCCAAGCCGGTGCAGAGTCCGCCGCCGATCCAGATCGCGTCGAACCCGAACCCGGCGCTGCGTGCGGAGCGCGCGCTGCGCAGGGTCGCGCGGCTGGCGGACGGCTGGATGACGACGCGGAAGGCGCCGGAGTACCTCACCGTCAACTGGCCGATCATCCGGGGGTTCCTGGAGGAGGAGGGTCGCGACCCGTCGGCGTTCCCCGTGGTGGCGTACCACAACGCGAACCTCAACCCCGACCGCGAGGCGGCGTACGACGAGAGCTTCCGGTTCCTGCGTGAGTACTACGGCCCGGTCTACAGCGAGGAGGACACCCGGCACTGGACCGCGGCGGGTTCGGTCGACCAGGTGATCGACGATCTCAACGGACTGTTCGCCGACGGTGCGACCGAGGTGACGCTGCGCATCACGTCCTGGGACTGGCGCAAGCAGTTGAAGGTGCTCACCGAGGAGGTCATCCCCGCCGTCAAGGCTGCGGGGTGACCATGACGGACAACGGAGTGCCGCGC encodes:
- a CDS encoding VOC family protein; translation: MTEPLLDHLVYAAPDVDVLVDSFRERTGVDPPLGGRHVGRNTRNYLVGLGGSAYLELIGPDDPAEKDGTTVFGISTLTAPRIVGWVVAPEDIEARAASARARGYDPGEIGPLSRRTPDGVLLEWRLTKDAPDDRQGLVPRLIDWQQAAHPTTSGLPELALVSLAGFHPEPDVVRRDLDALGVELDVRPGDPGFAAVVETPNGQVTLT
- a CDS encoding LLM class flavin-dependent oxidoreductase gives rise to the protein MTANRRLGLTLPQRGVFFDAITITELVETGHFADESGAYDSVWIGDSLLAKPRPEAVALFGALASVTERVTLAVGCLATFPVRDPVLLADQWATLDQLTGGRMLLAVCTGIVKARDASEREGALYGVTDKSRTGRLEENIEILRRLWAEDNVTFEGRYRSFEDVTVLPKPVQSPPPIQIASNPNPALRAERALRRVARLADGWMTTRKAPEYLTVNWPIIRGFLEEEGRDPSAFPVVAYHNANLNPDREAAYDESFRFLREYYGPVYSEEDTRHWTAAGSVDQVIDDLNGLFADGATEVTLRITSWDWRKQLKVLTEEVIPAVKAAG